The sequence TGATTTCCGCCAGAACAAGATTATGGGTTATAAAGAGCATCGCAGTGCCGTAGCGCGAATTAATTCTTTTCAGCAGCTTTATAATTGAGGCCGCCGTTGACACATCCAGCGAAGATGTCACCTCATCCAGCACCAAACACGAAGGGAACATCGCGAAACTCCGCGCCGCGGCAAGTCTCTGACGCTGACCGCCGGACATTTCTCCGGGCCTAGCCGAGGCCAGTTTTATATCAAGTGAGAATTCCGCGAATATGCTCTCCACGGAAGAGAGTTCGACGGGCGTTTTATCACCGAGCCTCTTCCTGTTTTTCAGGGCCTCTCCTATAATGAACCCGCCTGTGAGCACAGGGTTCAGGCTCTCAGAGGGATTTTGAAAAACTATTCCTATTTTTGACGCTCTCTCCAGTGGGCTGTATTTCTCAAGAGCCCTGCCCTCTATGAAAACGCCTCCGGAATCGGGCGAAAGGAGGCCCGCGGCTATTTTCGAGAGGGTCGTCTTGCCGCTGCCGCTCTCGCCCACAAGGGCGACAATCTCGCCGGATGAAATAGTCATATTGATGTTTCTGCAGGCTTCTTTTGCCGCGCCACGGGAAAAAAGCAGACCCTTTTCAGTGTAAAAAGTCTTGTTTATGTTTTTCAGCTCTAGCAGCATTTTCAAAACTCCGTGAAAGGCCCCGCGTTAAAACATCTCACCTTGTGGGATGTTCTCATGAGCGGAACAGGGCCAAGACAAATATCACAGGCCCTAGAACACCTCGGGAAAAACGGGCATCCGGCTGGCGGATTTGATAAATCGGGCGGATCGCCAGGAATAATTCCGGGCTCGCGATCCGGCTGGGGAATACATCTGATAAGGGCGTCCGTGTAGGGATGCAGGGGGTGTTTGAACAGATCTGGGCAGGGAGAATCTTCAATGAGCGTCCCACCGTAAAAAATAACGGCACGATCCGTGAGATATCTGATCAGCGAAAGGTCATGGGAAACAAAAAGCAGCGTCAGAGATTCTTTTTCAAGCAGCGTTTTGATCAGCTCTATTATTTCAAACTGTGAAACAGCGTCAAGAGAAGTCGTGGGCTCATCCGCCAGAAGAATGCGCGCGCCCGAGGCCAGCGCCATAGCGAACTGCAGGCGCTGGAGCTGCCCGCCTGAAAGATTGTGCGGGAACAAATCGGGGATTCTTCCGTCAAGGCCGCAGGCCTCGAGCAGCTCCGGGGCCTCTCGCCTGGAACCGTGCAGACGGATGGTCTCATCAAGCTGACGGCCTATTTTGATAACAGGATTGAAGGCCGAGTATGGATGCTGGAATATCATATAAATTCCGCCCCGGCGAAGCGCCAGAAGCGCATCCTTATCCATTTTCATAACATCCCTGCCGAGATACAGGATTTCCCCCGAGACGGCCGCTGTTTCCCCGGGATTGAACAAACGCAATATGCTTTTCAGCAGCGTCGATTTACCCGATCCCGATTCGCCGGCAATGCCGAGCGCCTCGCCCGGTCGCACATCCATTGACACGTTTGAAAGAGCATAGACCCGGCCCAGCGTTCTGTGATTATAGACAACGGAAAGATTTTTTATCTCAAGGATCGCGCGGAAAGCGTCGCTGTTTCCCCTCATCTGAAAGCGTAAGAGGCATAACCTACAGCGGAAAGATAATCGCCGGAGACGGATGACGATGTGTCATAATAAAGTTTTTCCGCCGACGAATCCTGAAGCGCGAATATGAGCGCCATCACCGGCCCCAGGCCGCACATGCTTATCCCGTTGTCATGAACGGTCTCAAAAAGTCCCGCTGCATCCAGAGCAAGTATTTTTTTTTCAGCGAGAGCATCCTGTTTTTTCGCCCAATCCGCGGCGCTCATGCCCTTCGGCGGGAGCTGGCCGTAACCGGGACCGCAGTGCGTGAAATCGGAAGAGGCCGCGATAAGCGTGCCCGGAAAGATCTTAACTGTTTCGGCCAAAGCTTTTCCGAGAGCCCGCGCGGTGTCAACGCTGTAATCATACATGGAGATAGGCACTATTTTAACCCGCGGGTTACGCCTCAAAAGGAACGGTATCTGCACCTCTATCGAGTGCTCTCTCATGTGGGAAGAAACATCGGCGGCAAGAGACGGGATCTTCCCGGCAAGCGTCCGGGCAAATTCAACATCGCATTCAGCCGTACCGTTTGGAACGACCCATGCGCCGTCGCCGAATAAAGAGATAGGCCCGCCGGATCCGGTGTGATTAACTCCGAGAATAACCACTCTTTCAGGGATAAGAGCGCTGTAGGAATAGGCCTGTGTCTGTCCTGAATATACATAGCCCGCATGAGGAGCTATCAGGCCGCGGCAGAATGTCCGCCGCTGAAAGTCTGCCGTGGCGGATGGCGGGCATTGCCGGGCTTTCAAATTTTTCCGGGCTGAGGCCAAAAAACCGTCTATCATATTCTCAAGTTCTTTTTTATCACCGGGATAAAAACTCCCCGCGAAAACGGCTTTCCGTATCATTTATCCTCCATCGCGCGTGATGAGGTGGGGACTTCCGAGTCCGCCGTTGCGCCCCGGCGCACTTTCAGCTTAGGCGTGGCTTTCTCAAATTTGCTCAGCTTATCGGCGCGCCTCATTATCTCCGGCAGCTTATATTTTCCCATGGTCTCCGAGACCGTTTCCAGCACAAGGGGAATATCAACGCCCCATCCGATGGAAAGCCAGAGGGGCTTAACGCTTTTTCTCGAGCGGAAACAAATTCCCAGGAGCTCTCCCGTTCTCTCTTTTATAAAAGTGTATGAACCTTTAATGAGCGGGGGCTCTTCGGCTATGCCGTAAAGCCTGCTCTTGGCGCAGCCGACACTGGGTTTGTCGAGCACAATACCCATATGTGTGGCAAGGCCCATGTGAAAAGGATGTGCCAGCCCCTGGCCGTCAAAAATAAAAATATCAGGGTCACTTTTGAGTTTTTCAAGGGACGCGATCAGAGACGGGGCTTCGCGAAAAGCGAGAAAACCCGGCACATAGGGAAATTTGCAGAGCACATCCGAGGTGACATCTTCGACAAACTTCTTCTGCTTCTTTGAATAAACCGTCACCGCGGATTTCGCGCGGCCGCCTTTATAGGCGACATCACAACCCGCTATTAAATCGGCGCTTTGGTAATCTATCATATTTCTGCGCGCTATTTTATCTTTCATGCGCAGCTGTATTTCGTGCGCCTGTTTTATATCTTTCGCGAAACAGAGGATTTTTCCCTCAGTCTTAATTTTCATAACGAAACAAATAAATTTTTTGTCAGATGTTCGTTGTAACCCTTACTCAACAGCGCACTCTTTCCTGATCTTCTCCGCCTCTTCTTCGAAACGGGCGGAAAAATCTTCAGGCGCCTCGCCGCCTGATAAAGTTTTAGCCTCAAGAAGCTGTCTGATCGTTTCATCCCATGAGAATCCGCTGGACGAATAAATGCGGCTCACCTCATTCTCGTCCACCTGAAAATAGCGCGCCACGCGCCCGGCCTCGCCGGAACTGTAATGGAACTGCCTCGCGCACGAAAAAAATGCGGCGGCGGCAACTAATACGAATAAAGCCTTCATGCTACTGGGAAAAAACATCCGCCTGAAATGTAAAAATATCTGTGTCATCGTCTTTCCACGCCTCCTCCTCCAAACCGGCCTTGTGCTTACAGAGGGAATTCATGAATTCTTCCCTGCTCCAGCCCGTCTCATCGGCCACCTGCGGCAGATACACTCCCTGCCTCGCGCCCCGCCGGACTATAACGCCGTCACGGCCGAGAACAACATCATCCGCCGCCACTCTCTGGGGCGGTGTCAAAACGGATATCTCTATTTTTATATCCCGCAGCTCATCTTTTGTCACACGCGGAAATCGCGGATCGCGGGATGAGGCTTCCACCGCCATGTCTCTGACGGTCTCCCATAGCGGCTTCGCGCCCACAATGTTTCCGATACAGCCCCTCAGCATTTCCCCTTTCCGCAGAGTGACAAAGGCCCCCTGCACTTCTTTCAGCCTTTCCGATTCAATATTAAAGTCAGGCACCCTGCCGGTTGAAGCATACTGCTCAACCGTTTTTCTGGCAATATTCAAAAGAGCTTTTTTTTCATCACTGTTCAGCATCCCCACCCCCTTTCTGTAAAAACAAACCGCGCCGTAACCTACAACGCGGGATTTATCGCCCGTGGTATCACCCGAATTCGCGTATTTAAGTACCCTGACGGCATTGGCGCCCGCCAGCCGCGAGGCCTCCATCACAGCCAGCACAGCGTTGGCTCCGCACAGCTGAACCTCACCGCTTTGAAGCGCCGTCTTCAAACCTTCGCTATTAAAATTTTTTATATACGCAAGACAGCTCCGATCCATAACATTCGCCTGTTCATAAGTCAGGTAATGGCTCATATCGCTTGACGCGACGAAAAGCATCCCCCCCTTCGACGCCTTCCGGCCAGGCAGGGACAAGGGGCCTTCCGCCTCCTTGTAGAGCGCGGCAATTCGACGGGCCAGGGCGGAGGAATCTTCAAAACTCTGGCCCACGATGACAGGCGTTAATGAAAAATCCCCGAGAGCCGCTTCTAGATAAGGAAGAACGACTTCAAGGGAGTGCTCCTTCTTATGGATTTTCCCATTAAACGCGGCCTGCTTGAGAACATTGATCTTATTCGCGATCTCCACATTAACGCGCCTGAGGCCAAACGGGGTTTCCCAGGCCTCAGAATCATCTATGGCTATGCCGCTAAAAGCTTCCCTGTGTGAGGGGCCGATAAGGATAACATCATTGAATGTCTTCCCTCTAATAAGTTTGACCGCTTCCGCGGCGACAGATTCGCAATAAACCCAGCCGGCGTGCGGCAGAATAAGGCCTATAACGGTACCGTTAAAGGGAATGGGCACAGAAACACCGCCGGTAGAAACCTGCACGGCGGTATATTTCTCAAGCCGGCTCGCGATAGTGTCTTTGTCCGGGGGATACCACGAACCTCTGCAAACGGCGTTCCTGATCTTTTTCTCGACGCGCGCTCCGCAGCCGAAAAAAATCAGCGCCGCTACGGCAAATAAAAACAGTGTTTTTCTCATCGGGGAATTATATTAAATATTCCCCGAATTCAAAAGAAGCGCTCGAAGAAAGGAATTTACACGGCGGTCAAATTGATGTAAAATCCAAAGATGGAAAAAGGCAAACTTCTGATAATCGGTGGAAACGCCGCGGGCATGAGCGCCGCCAGCCAGGCAAGACGGACGGACCCTGATCTTGATATCACCGTGATAGAACAAAGCCCCTATATCTCCGGGGCATCCTGCGGCCTTCCTTATTTCATATCAGGCGAAATCAAAGACATAAACAGTCTCAGCGTGCGGACAAAAGAATATTTTGAAAAAAAACGGAACATAAAAGTGCTGACGCTGACAAAAGCCGTCAGAATACACCCCTCTTCCAAAGGCGTTGAGATCCTTGATCTTAAAAACGGCACGGCCACGCTTCTGCCATACAGCCGGCTGATTATAGCCGCAGGCGGCTCGGCGGTAAAAAGCGATTCAGGCAAAGGAATTTTTACTCTGAGAAATATAGGAGACGGCCTCGCCTTAAAACAATTTATAGACAGCTCCTCACCCTTAACAGCGGCGGTTATAGGCGGCGGGATGATAGGCCTGGAAACGGCTTCATCCTTCCGCAAGCTCGGAATGAAAGTCACGGTCTTTGAGGGAGGGAGCTCGATACTTCCGGGCTTTGACAGTGAGATAAGCGTCCTTCTTGAAAAATATCTCACGGAAAATAATGTGGAAATTTTAAAAACAAAGGCCTCGGCCTCACCATCATCGGCGGGGGGAGTGGACATAAAAACACCGTCACAATCATACCATTACGATATGGTATTGCTTACAACAGGAACAAAACCGTCGGCGGCACTGGCGAGCGCGGCTGGATGCGAGCTGGGAGAAACGGGAGCCGTGCTCACAAACCAGAAGATGCAGACAAGTATTCCTTCCATATACGCCGCGGGTGACTGTGTTGAGGTGAAACACCTGGTGAGCGGAAAAAATACCTATATGCCGCTCGGCACCACGGCCAACAAAACGGGACGAATAGCCGGAATAAACGCGGCCGGCGGTGATGAGCGTTTCCGCGGGATCACCGGCAGCATGGCGGGAAATATTCTTGATATGACAGTCGCGAAAACAGGGCTCAGCGAAGAAGACGCACGGGAGGCCGCGGGCGAAGTTTTAAGCTCCGTTTCTGAATCAACTTCACGCTCCGGTTATTATCCCGGAAGCTCAAAAATCATAACGAAACTTATTTTTTCAAAAATTTCAGGCCAGCTTCTGGGAGCGCAGATGATGGGGAAAGAAGGCGTCGCAAAACGCATTGATGTTCTCTCTGTTTGCGTATATCAGAAAATGAAATTGCGCGAGATGGCCGGACTTGACCTGACTTACGCGCCGCCTGTCGCCCCTGTATGGGACCCTGTTCTCAAAGCCGTAAACAGCGCTTTACTCAAAATCAAAAAATAGATTAACTATTTTTGAAATTACTTTTTTCTGGCCAGAACTTTTTTGACAGCCGCGAAAACATCTTTGTGCGTCACATTGAAAACATGCATGAGCTCGCGGGCTTCGCCGGATTCGCCGAACCTGTCCTGAACACCGACAAATTCCATAGGTACAGGATTTGTTTTCACCAGGCTTTCCGCCACGGCCGAACCCATCCCGCCCATGACCTGCGCTTCTTCCGCCGTAACGACGGCGCCTGTCTTTGAAGCTTCAAGCACACCTTCCACATCCATGGGCTTGATCGTGGAAAGATTATAAACGGCGACGGAAATCCCTTCTTTTTCAAGCATAAAAGCCGCTTTCAGCGAATCAAACACCAGCGGGCCGCAGGCGATTATGGACACATCCGTTCCTTCTTTGTATTTGGCTATTTTACCGAAGTTGAAAGGCGTTTTCTCATCCGTGATTATGGGCATTGCGTCACGGCCGAACCTTATGTAAACGGGGCCCTTGTTCTCGGCCGCCCAAAGCGTCGCTTTTTCGGTTTCATGAACATCGCAGGGCACTATCACCTGCATGTTGGGTATACAACGCATTATCGCCACTTCCTCAAGCGCCTGATGTGTCGCGCCGTCGGGCCCGACTGAAACGCCACCGTGAGCTCCGCCTATTTTCACATTGGCATCACCATAACATATGGATGTCCTGATCTGATCCCAGCATCTGCCCGATGCAAAAACGCCGTAGGTCGAGAAAAACGGCACCTTGCCGGCCAGAGCAAGTCCGCAGGCGGTGGCCGCCATGTTCTGCTCGGCTATACCCATGGACAAAAATCTATCCGGGAATTTTTCCTTAAACAGCGACACCTTTGTGGATGAAGTGATATCTCCGCCGAGCGCGACTACATCCGGGTTTTTTTCTCCGGATTTCACCAGGCCTTTTGCATAACCCTCGCGCGTTGATTCCAGCTTTGGTTTGTCAAAATCTATTTCCGGAAGTTCTGTTTTTTTCATTTTATTTTCTCCCACAATTTTTCTTTCTCGTCCAGTTCCGCAAGTGCCGCTTTTTCCTGCTCCGGATTCGGCGCGACGCCATGCCATCCGGCGATATTTTCCATGAAAGACACGCCTTTGCCCTTGATGGTTTTGGCTATTATCACGCTCGGCGCGTCCTTACATTCCCTGGCTTTCGCGAAAGCTTCCTTGATTTCTTTCACGGAATGGCCGTCTATCTGAATCACATTCCAGCCGAAAGCTTTCCATTTTTCAGGAATAGGGTTGATGTTCATCACATCTTCCACCGCCCCGTCTATCTGAAGGCCATTGTTATCAACCATGGCGCAAAGATTGCTTAACTTATAATGCGCCGACGACATCGCCGCTTCCCAAACGCTTCCTTCGTCGAGCTCCCCATCGCCCAGCATACAATATGCCCTGTTGGGTTTTCCGTCAAGCTTGAAAGCCAGCGCCATGCCTCCGGCAACGGACAGCCCCTGTCCGAGAGAACCCGTGGAGGCCTCAAGGCCCGGAAGGCCCTTGTTCACGCCGGGATGCCCCTGAAGGCGCGACCCGAGTTTTCTCAAAGTGATAAGTTCTTTCGTATCAAAATATCCCCTGTGCGCCAGCGCCGCGTAAAGAGCGGGGCACACATGTCCTTTTGAAAGGACAAAATAATCCCGGTCTTTTTTATCGGGTTTCGCGGGATCTATGTTCATCTCGTCAAAATAAAGGACCGTCATCAGATCGGCGGCCGAAAGTGAACCGCCGGGATGGCCGCTGCCAGCAGCGGAGATCATCTTTATTATGTCCTTCCTTATAAGCCATGCCTTTTTTTCCAATTGCCTAATTTCCATTATCTTCCTCCCCCGTTTTTTCTTCTTCGTTATTATCTTCCCCGGTTTTTTCTTCGGCCGGTTTCTCTCCGTCCAGAAGCATTGACACTCTTGAAAGCAGCTGCCTTGAGTTAAAAGGCTTCACTATGTACCAGTCGGCCCCATTTTCAATGGCTTTCTCGAAATCCTCACCCATGCCCAGCGCCGTGAGCATTATTACGGGAAGATCTTTTGTGCTTTCCGAAGATTTGAGTTTCCGGCACACTTCATAGCCGTCCATTCCGGGCATCATAACATCCAGCAGGATAAGATCCGGCCTGTATTCGGGTATTTCCTGAAAAGCCTCAATGCCGGATGACGCGCACCTGACGTCATAACCTTTTTTCTGCAGCATGATGCGTATCACCATCTGAATTTTGCTGTCGTCGTCAACCACTAGAATCTTAGCCATTATAAACTCCTTGCGTTTTCTAAAAACTTTTTATTATAACAAGTTTTTCCGCTCAATGGAAACAGACGCTTTAAAACGCCCCGTATTTCCATTTATCAGCCTATGCTCTTTTCCCCCGAACTGAGATGCCTGGGCCTCTCCAGTTTTTCAAGAACTTCTTTTTCGCTCATTCCCGTACCAAGTATCTTATGAACTTTAACCATAAAGGCTCCGTGCGTTATAGGTTTTGGCACAAACTCAACAACATTCGGCTCCAGCTCGACAAGGCCCGTCCGCTCCTGGGGAGAAAGTGCCTTGGCCGAAAGAATCAGCACAGGCACCTGCGCGGTCCGGCGGGAAACCGTTTGCAGTCTTTTTATGAGCTCGTAACCGGAGAGCCGTCCGAGATTCAGCTCCGTGATGATCAGATCGGGATTGTCGTTGAGGGCATGGAGAACACCCCTTATACCGTCATAAGCCTCCGATGTCCTGAAACCCTCATCGGTGAGATATACTCTCAGCAGCTTCACGACCTCCTTGTCACTGTCGATTATAAGCACCAGCGGGGGTTTATCTTTTCTTGCTATCACCGCCATGGAATTCCTCCTTGATCATTTTATATCCCAGCCTCTGTTTACCAAAATTAGCTATATCGAGCACGATATTCAGGTATTCATAGCTCTGTTTGATATCCTTGTAGGCTATGTACTCAAAACAGAGGCCCTCATCAGCGAACATCCCGTTGAGTTTCTCATAAAACTCATCCTCATTGACGCCGGAGTTGCCCGGCGGGCCCACAACAATCGCCACCTTCACCTTTGCCGTGTGCAGAACATTTAAAAACGAACTGAAATTTATTTGCGGGATTTTATATTCCTGCTGCACTATGAAATCAAACTTTATGTGAAGCCGGTGCTTGGTCACCGTTGTCCCCATGTACTCAGTCACTGTCTTAATGGCGTTATCCCCCCTGACCGGATAGAAAAGAGCGCACTGTATTTCTCTTGTGAACTTGATCGGCGCCGCTGAACTCTCTTTCGTTTCCGGCGCGGCCGGCTCCTGCGACTTAGATACAGGCGCGGCTTCGGCGGACTCATAATCTTTCTCTTCTATAACCGGTATGGGCTCGGTGTTCTGCGGCGAGGCTAACTTACGGAGTTCTTCCAGGGCTGCCAACTTTTCCATATCTACTTTTTTATCTTTTTTATGGGCCATTGACGAAACACCGTGTTTGCCCTTTCCGAAATCCGGAGGGGCGTAACGCCCGCAACTGTAACAGTACCACCTGTCATACATCTCGATGTGTGACAGTTCCGATCCGCAGTTGGGGCACTGAGCCTCAGGAGGGGGCGGGGGAAAGTCAGCCGGCGGCGGAAGCTTGTCATCCTTCGCGGGCGGCGCGCTGGCTTTACTCTGCCCGGCAGCCGGCGCCCCGGGTACAGGGAGATTGCCGCCAGGAGGCGCGGCTTTCAAGTCCGCCGTCTTAGGCGCAGCCGGAGCGGTCTCG comes from Candidatus Omnitrophota bacterium and encodes:
- a CDS encoding ABC transporter ATP-binding protein, with product MLLELKNINKTFYTEKGLLFSRGAAKEACRNINMTISSGEIVALVGESGSGKTTLSKIAAGLLSPDSGGVFIEGRALEKYSPLERASKIGIVFQNPSESLNPVLTGGFIIGEALKNRKRLGDKTPVELSSVESIFAEFSLDIKLASARPGEMSGGQRQRLAAARSFAMFPSCLVLDEVTSSLDVSTAASIIKLLKRINSRYGTAMLFITHNLVLAEIISERMFVMKDGGIVESGSTWEVFGHPKNPYVRQLKAVVKAVGSGLDIRHDKY
- a CDS encoding ABC transporter ATP-binding protein — its product is MRGNSDAFRAILEIKNLSVVYNHRTLGRVYALSNVSMDVRPGEALGIAGESGSGKSTLLKSILRLFNPGETAAVSGEILYLGRDVMKMDKDALLALRRGGIYMIFQHPYSAFNPVIKIGRQLDETIRLHGSRREAPELLEACGLDGRIPDLFPHNLSGGQLQRLQFAMALASGARILLADEPTTSLDAVSQFEIIELIKTLLEKESLTLLFVSHDLSLIRYLTDRAVIFYGGTLIEDSPCPDLFKHPLHPYTDALIRCIPQPDREPGIIPGDPPDLSNPPAGCPFFPRCSRACDICLGPVPLMRTSHKVRCFNAGPFTEF
- the amrB gene encoding AmmeMemoRadiSam system protein B, with protein sequence MIRKAVFAGSFYPGDKKELENMIDGFLASARKNLKARQCPPSATADFQRRTFCRGLIAPHAGYVYSGQTQAYSYSALIPERVVILGVNHTGSGGPISLFGDGAWVVPNGTAECDVEFARTLAGKIPSLAADVSSHMREHSIEVQIPFLLRRNPRVKIVPISMYDYSVDTARALGKALAETVKIFPGTLIAASSDFTHCGPGYGQLPPKGMSAADWAKKQDALAEKKILALDAAGLFETVHDNGISMCGLGPVMALIFALQDSSAEKLYYDTSSSVSGDYLSAVGYASYAFR
- a CDS encoding endonuclease V, with product MKIKTEGKILCFAKDIKQAHEIQLRMKDKIARRNMIDYQSADLIAGCDVAYKGGRAKSAVTVYSKKQKKFVEDVTSDVLCKFPYVPGFLAFREAPSLIASLEKLKSDPDIFIFDGQGLAHPFHMGLATHMGIVLDKPSVGCAKSRLYGIAEEPPLIKGSYTFIKERTGELLGICFRSRKSVKPLWLSIGWGVDIPLVLETVSETMGKYKLPEIMRRADKLSKFEKATPKLKVRRGATADSEVPTSSRAMEDK
- the amrB gene encoding AmmeMemoRadiSam system protein B; protein product: MRKTLFLFAVAALIFFGCGARVEKKIRNAVCRGSWYPPDKDTIASRLEKYTAVQVSTGGVSVPIPFNGTVIGLILPHAGWVYCESVAAEAVKLIRGKTFNDVILIGPSHREAFSGIAIDDSEAWETPFGLRRVNVEIANKINVLKQAAFNGKIHKKEHSLEVVLPYLEAALGDFSLTPVIVGQSFEDSSALARRIAALYKEAEGPLSLPGRKASKGGMLFVASSDMSHYLTYEQANVMDRSCLAYIKNFNSEGLKTALQSGEVQLCGANAVLAVMEASRLAGANAVRVLKYANSGDTTGDKSRVVGYGAVCFYRKGVGMLNSDEKKALLNIARKTVEQYASTGRVPDFNIESERLKEVQGAFVTLRKGEMLRGCIGNIVGAKPLWETVRDMAVEASSRDPRFPRVTKDELRDIKIEISVLTPPQRVAADDVVLGRDGVIVRRGARQGVYLPQVADETGWSREEFMNSLCKHKAGLEEEAWKDDDTDIFTFQADVFSQ
- a CDS encoding transketolase family protein produces the protein MKKTELPEIDFDKPKLESTREGYAKGLVKSGEKNPDVVALGGDITSSTKVSLFKEKFPDRFLSMGIAEQNMAATACGLALAGKVPFFSTYGVFASGRCWDQIRTSICYGDANVKIGGAHGGVSVGPDGATHQALEEVAIMRCIPNMQVIVPCDVHETEKATLWAAENKGPVYIRFGRDAMPIITDEKTPFNFGKIAKYKEGTDVSIIACGPLVFDSLKAAFMLEKEGISVAVYNLSTIKPMDVEGVLEASKTGAVVTAEEAQVMGGMGSAVAESLVKTNPVPMEFVGVQDRFGESGEARELMHVFNVTHKDVFAAVKKVLARKK
- a CDS encoding transketolase; amino-acid sequence: MMEIRQLEKKAWLIRKDIIKMISAAGSGHPGGSLSAADLMTVLYFDEMNIDPAKPDKKDRDYFVLSKGHVCPALYAALAHRGYFDTKELITLRKLGSRLQGHPGVNKGLPGLEASTGSLGQGLSVAGGMALAFKLDGKPNRAYCMLGDGELDEGSVWEAAMSSAHYKLSNLCAMVDNNGLQIDGAVEDVMNINPIPEKWKAFGWNVIQIDGHSVKEIKEAFAKARECKDAPSVIIAKTIKGKGVSFMENIAGWHGVAPNPEQEKAALAELDEKEKLWEKIK
- a CDS encoding response regulator, with product MAKILVVDDDSKIQMVIRIMLQKKGYDVRCASSGIEAFQEIPEYRPDLILLDVMMPGMDGYEVCRKLKSSESTKDLPVIMLTALGMGEDFEKAIENGADWYIVKPFNSRQLLSRVSMLLDGEKPAEEKTGEDNNEEEKTGEEDNGN
- a CDS encoding response regulator; this encodes MAVIARKDKPPLVLIIDSDKEVVKLLRVYLTDEGFRTSEAYDGIRGVLHALNDNPDLIITELNLGRLSGYELIKRLQTVSRRTAQVPVLILSAKALSPQERTGLVELEPNVVEFVPKPITHGAFMVKVHKILGTGMSEKEVLEKLERPRHLSSGEKSIG